The Arachis hypogaea cultivar Tifrunner chromosome 14, arahy.Tifrunner.gnm2.J5K5, whole genome shotgun sequence DNA window CACCCAATGAATAGCACCATTAAAGAACAACCCAGGAGAATGCCAGTGAAGAAAACCCAAGGGTTTGGGGAGTGCAGCATTAAAATCAATCCATGAATTGGTTCTCAAGGAAAAGCAATCAAAGTGATCTTGGCCATGCTTATCGTGCCAAGGTACAACAACTAAGTAGTCATCCTGTGAAGCATCATAACCAAATCCATACGGATGGTCCTCCCAGGGAAGCCAGCCCTTGTGCTTAAAACGAGAAGCAATATGAGAGTGGGATATCAATTTGCTGGATCCAGTCAGTGGGTTCCATACCACAAGAAAACTTTCGTGTTGATGTAAGAGAACAAAGCCTCTGCAGGATCCCAGGACCTCAAAATGAGGTGGTGATTCCATCTTGAACCGGGGAGACACCTTTCTTACTTGTAATGCATCATTGTTGTCACTAAATAGTGCGTCTAAGTCAACGAAGTAAGCCACGGTGCCTTTTTCTATGACGAAGCATGCGTTGGTGGAAGCGGGAGAGTGGTGAAAATGCAATTCAGCAAAGTGTGGATCGGAGATGAGAGAGTACCAGAGCTTCGAAACGTACCTGAGGCCAGCGAGATGTTTGGCCGGCACTCTCAGGAAGATTCTGTGAATCAACTCAACAGGGAGGATGTTCATGCTCGGATGTTCATGCTCAATTGCTCTTTTGGTTTGTTCAGGGTGTGCTTCTGCAacttcttcttcttataattttattatccCTGCTTCCAATGTTGTGCTTTTGGCTTTCCCAATTCATATAGCGATTCACGAAACCATGACTTGAAAATTTTCGTTTGGTATTTGTAGGGGTGGATATGCGCCGGGTCACATTGGGTTTGACTTAACTTAGACCCAATTTGAAATATAGATTGGACTTAATTTTTAGACTCTAACTCAATTGATGAAACCTACGTACCTTCGAGTTGGATAAAAATTGGGTCTTTAGTATATAAAAATCATCTAATTTTCAATCATTATTTTACAATTCACATAATAAAATTTACTTAAAAAAGTATAACAAGAATCAAcccttttttaaattaaagtataactataatcaatactaatattgtctaataacaccaaatatttaaatcaatacaaataacacaatactATACATTAGtataaagtcttatgcattttaaacataaaatattaacttataatcttataatgactaataacacgaaatattaaagtttacaatatttaaatttcacataagaatagctATCATCCATcattaataatacaaaatattaattgtgtataatGACCGGACCATCGGGCCGAATTcaggtgacccgagctatggcctgGACCAAACCAGAAATAATAACCGAATCTATTTTTGAAACCCTTACCCAACCCTAAACCCAATAAAATCATACTAAATTAGTCCATAAAGTGTTCAGGACCAGATCGAATCTTCGAACTGGGTCGGGCCATGTACACCCCTAGGTATTTGGATTGACTATTcgaggaaaaaaagaaaatacttatttgttttatcttttttaaaacaaaacaaataaaaaaaagttatttcatGAATAAACTTatataacaaaaatttttaaatattaacaatatttaattttatttagttagaGAAAAGAAAGtactttataaattaaattataaaaaacgaCAAGTTGAAAAATACAgtttatatcattttaattttttgaaaagcttttaaattatatccataattttacaaaaatacgATATTCTTTTCACTACTATACATGACTAAAAAAATCTTGTTACAATTGTAaagtaaacaaagaaaaagaagttttAGAATTAGAGTAAAGCTCATAATtcatcataaataataaaaaaataaaattttagaaatttaataaaaaggttCCTAAAAAAAGTGTGTTATTAGTGGAATTTTTTTTCCTAAATCAAAATAATGACAAACGTAAAAATCTTTGAgaagatataaaaatataaatacagagaaaaattagaatttagagtaaaaaataaattttgaaggaaaaattagaattaaacatatataaattataatataattatgttATGTGtgaaaaaaatcaattatcaaattaattattcataaatagtatatattaaaatataaaatatacattaaaaataaattaaataatttatatatataaatataataattttagtatgtacgtaatatttttattataattattgattATAATTATAACTTCTCCAAATGCACGTACAAAAGACAAGATGAAATGTAAGATAAACTTTTaagacattattattatttgcacTACTTTTATAAGAATGATTAGTTATATAGgtcttttttaagttattttttatttgatttttttgaaaaaaaataattgagtgtTTTTTAATGgctagtttttttttaatataaggtTGACATATGAGTTACGTTGAGTTATAAAGTATTAGGGGGATATATACTGTTGTGACggtgtttaattttttgttttagtagGAAAAAATTGGACCGTCCAATTTTATTgcagagagaaaaatacaaatcggacggtctgatTTGTATGAAGCAGAATTTTGTGGGTACTGAAATCGGACCCAAAGAATTTTCTAGACAGCTGGTGATGGTTGTGGGGTTGGAGAGCAAACATATAGAGATTTGTGTGAGGGTGAAAATGATGCTGCTGGGGTAACATTCCAAAGGTTTTTGGAAGCATCGAAGCCAACTAGAATTCAGCTGCATGCGTGCCACAGGATTTTCTGTACCGTCcaatcggacggtccaatttgTCTTGCGCAGTCTTCATACCCTACCCTGGTGAAACATCATATACCTCCATAATCTTACTATACACCAATCCTCtctccatattaaaattaaaatgtactTTTTTAATATGTGAATGTGAATGTAAATTTAAATAGTTATTCACATATTTAAATTATTCACATAATTTTGAGGAGATTTTTTTGTAAATTGAGTGAGCATAGCTGAATCAGAATATACAACTGAAttacttctcttcctcttttctGATTTTGATATGAATCAGAGAATATACAGCTGAAttacttctctttctcttttctgattttgatATTATACTCTAGAAGACAAAACAAAATAATCTCCTACTTATTCTATCCAGCTTAACTTCACACAGCTTTATTTTTGCATACATTTCTGTTTGGTTAAAAGACAAAATTAAAGTATCTTTATACACGAAGTCACTTAGCAGATTCTATAAGATCcacctaattttaataattaaaaaagcaAGTAGAATTAAAATAGTCCTAAATTCAGTCTGCTTTTCTAAGCTACTGATATATCACAATGAAGCTAGTTTTCCTTGAAGACTATTAACTATCAAGTAATCATCATTTGATGCATCATAACCAATGCCTTGAAGAACCGCATTTTGATTATaccaataattcttttctttaacAACATTATAGTAAGATATTTTTTTGCGGGATTGATCAATGGATTCCATAGAATAATATAATATGGTTCATCGTGGTGTAACAATACAAACCCTCTGCATGATCCAAGAACAAGTGAACGGGAatgctcattcttcttcttccttgggTAAGGGAGAGAGAATTCTTCTATTGAGGCGCCAAGGGTGGCACCACCATGAAAGAGTGCGTGTAGCCGTGTAGCCAACCAGTTCAAATTTCTTGGTGAAGAAGTATGAAGGGGTGGTGAATGCTGAAGAGTGGTGAATATGAAATTCCACAAAGGTTGGATCGGAGATGAGAGAGCGCCATAGCTTAGAAACTAACCTGAGAGGAAAGAGATACTTGGCACCCCGAACAACTCCAGAGGGAGAAGGTCATTGATGCTCTTCTGGTTGTTATCCATGCATGAAGCAAGCTCTGTTTTGTTCTGCTCGGTTCTTATGTAATTCATGAAGAGTGTCTGGTAATTAAGGGTTGTGAAACCCCATAATTTCTCTTTACTGATATCCTTGGTTACTACTAATTACTAGTATGACATTAAGTTAAAGCCTATCACTCTAATTTCATTGGATGTACCTAATCTTGTAAGGATAGGCCATccactaaaaattatttataaaatgatTATTTATCTATGGTAATTGActacactttttatttttaatattggtttaacaatagtaaatacACAATATTGAATCCCTGGTTGCGCACTCTTAGCACCATGTAATTCAATAATAAAAACTGAAGTGAATATCAATGAAAGAATACTGTAGCGTGTCGAGAATACATAcaaattgaaaaattttcaaagtgTTCACATGTCAAATCTACTTTGAAATGTGATATTCTGATTTAGACAATACACCAAGTATTACATTATTTCTACCAACCACAGCATAGAACAAAAGACAATTAATTATGCTTCTCTTTATAATCATCTAAACAGAGGGGTTAGTGCTGAGAAAACAAAAACCAACAACTTACGATAGATCAACAAAAGATAATGcagcaaaaggaaaaaaagtgtacATAGCAtataaaaagcaaaaagaaaattttcaaaatataaagaAATATGATATGAAGAATAAAACAGATCATCTAAAGATTGTTACTATCAGACAAAACCAAAAGATATATTGGAATAACATGTTAAGCCCCATTTTCAGTTTTCGGACGTACGAGTTTTTTCCCGTTCATATTCAGAAAGAAAATTCTAatccaaagaaaataaaactgaaGTGTCTTCAAGCTTCTTCCCGCTCAACTTTGAGAACCCAGCCCACATGCAGAAGTTGTTCACTTGTATGTTGGCTCCCGATTCCCTTTCTCTGTTTGACCCCTTTGTGATTCTAATCTTTAGCAACATTTTGTTCAAAACAATCACGGAGAGATTCATGGCCTGCAAAAAAGCTCAACTGGTAAAAGCCAAAGCTTTAGACATGAAAAGATCTAAACTTCTAAACATCTCCACAAGACCAGACTATAGGAAGCAAGACAGTGATTAGGGATACCCTAAACAGTGATAAATTCAAATCTCACCATCCATAAACAAAAGTCACAGTTGATTAGAACCTGGTGCATACTGTATATTACTCGTTAGTTTTTCATTAATCACAATGCAATCAAAACTAACATTAATAGTTTAGTGCAAAGCATAGGAGAATATACATACCGTTTCCCTTCCTCTTCCTGTTCTTATTATCCTTATCCTTAATGTCTCTAGGGAGTGGCAAGAGACTCTCTGTATACATAGTATCGGTTCCACTGATGTTATGCGCAGAACAAAGATATTTAACACGTGGGAGCAGCTCTCCTCCCACATTATACATGagaaactttttcttttctattttatccGAAAGAATTATTTCTCCAATAATATCACCATTATTGGACAAGTGCAGAGGCTGAAAGAAAAGGCAAGGAATCTGATAAAGAGTCCAAGATGAGTGCACTTTATATTCTTTCATCAACCATATGTCAGTGCTACAGCTATCACGACTGTGATAATACAAGGCTAGGCATCCCCCTAGTAGGGCAAGACCTGGATAGGACTCATAGGAGCATGCCAGTTCAGGCTCAGACATGGTTGAAAAAGTCCTTTCCttcaaataaaagataagaatagCATCCCTGGGATCTTTAATAGGCAAAGGTACCCAATGAATAGCACCATTCAAGAACAACCCAGCAGACGTGTCGTTAAAAACATGCAAGGGTTTGGGGAGTGCAGCATCAAGATGAATCCAGGAATTGGTTTTCAAGGACAAGCAATCCAAGTGATCTTGTCCTTGCCGCTGGCTCAAAGCTACAACAACTAAGTAATCATCCCGGGATGCATCATATCCAAATCCATACAGACGGGCACTCTCGGGAAGCCTAAAGTCATTGTAGATAGGAGAATCAATACCAGAGTAAGATATTCTTCTGCTGGATCCAGTCAGTGGGTTCCATACCACTAAACATTGAGGGTGACGATACAAGAGAACAAAGCCTCTGCAGGATCCCAGGACCTCAAAATGAGAAGGTGGTTTCGTCGTGTAAGGGGTACACACCTCTTTCACGTGTGATGCATCATTGTCGTCACTAAATACCAGTGCTCTAATTAAACGAAGTAGGCCACAGTGCCGCTTTTTATGCAGAACAATGCATTGGTGGAAGCGGGAGAGTGGTGAAAATGCAATTCAGCAAAGTGTGGATCGGAAATCAGAGAGTGCCACAGCTTCAAAACGGATCTGAGGCGAAAGAGATGGCTGGCCGGCACTCTCAGTAAGATACTGCGAATCAAATTAAGAGGGAGGATGTCATGAATGCTCTTCTTCTCCATGCTCGATTGCTCTTTTGGTTTGTGCAGTGTGTGCTTCTGCCACTTCTTCTTCTTATAAAGTTATAATCTTATCCGTGCTTGAAATGTTGTGCTTTGGCCAATTCATATGGTAATTCACGAAACCCCGGGACTTGAAAATTTCCTTGAAACCAGAATACTTTGGAAGGGAAGGGTCAGTTTTGGATTGGCTattcggaaaaaaaaaaaggaaaatagttcattgttttatttttttttaaacaaataaataaaaaaagttatttcaTGAATAAACttttcaagaaaaaaattttaaattt harbors:
- the LOC140178787 gene encoding F-box protein CPR1-like, with the protein product MEKKSIHDILPLNLIRSILLRVPASHLFRLRSVLKLWHSLISDPHFAELHFHHSPASTNALLPESARLYGFGYDASRDDYLVVVALSQRQGQDHLDCLSLKTNSWIHLDAALPKPLHVFNDTSAGLFLNGAIHWVPLPIKDPRDAILIFYLKERTFSTMSEPELACSYESYPGLALLGGCLALYYHSRDSCSTDIWLMKEYKVHSSWTLYQIPCLFFQPLHLSNNGDIIGEIILSDKIEKKKFLMYNVGGELLPRVKYLCSAHNISGTDTMYTESLLPLPRDIKDKDNKNRKRKGNGHESLRDCFEQNVAKD
- the LOC112798024 gene encoding F-box protein CPR1-like; this encodes MNILPVELIHRIFLRVPAKHLAGLRYVSKLWYSLISDPHFAELHFHHSPASTNACFVIEKGTVAYFVDLDALFSDNNDALQVRKVSPRFKMESPPHFEVLGSCRGFVLLHQHESFLVVWNPLTGSSKLISHSHIASRFKHKGWLPWEDHPYGFGYDASQDDYLVVVPWHDKHGQDHFDCFSLRTNSWIDFNAALPKPLGFLHWHSPGLFFNGAIHWVPSILNDYRDAILIFDLKERTFSMISVPEQLETRSWIYSGLALLGGCLALYNRNIGRVKTEIWVMKEYKVHSSWTLYQIPTFDFRPLYLSSAMDLIGKRYTPDKSEFYIYNLREERLQHFKYPSFPGAAFEADAVYTESLLPLPSDIKDKDEEGEKGHQFLHDFFEQLDVAKG